CTTACTGAACTATTAGAAATGGGACAAAAATGCCCTAGCGGGTAGCAAACTGGCCCAATTATGCTCCTATCCCATTAACGGACCTCCATGTATCATGCATTCCCATTTAAAGCTTATCTCTTTTTTCCAATTTGGAGTCCATCTCGGCAAAGAAATAAGTTTTAAGAGGGGAGGCATGAGACCCGGAGGTCCATTAACGGGACAAGGGCATAATTAGGCCAGTTTCTTAGTGGTGAGGGTATTTTTTGTCATATTTCTAATAGTTCAAGGACATTTTTGGTTCTTTTCCGTTTTAAGTACtttaaagaaataaagagaTGTTATGCCAGAGTGTACTTTACTTCTTAAGGCATGTAACTTTGTCTACTTAGCAATTTGAAAAAAGAACATATGCTTGTTAGTGGCTCCCATAGAAGAAATCTACAGAATAAATCCGTTTCGAGCAGAAGATTCAGAGGATTAAATAAATGTGTGTCTCTTTAATTATTCAGATAGAGTAATCTTACTTTCTCAGACAAGAATGTCCCCAGTAAAGAACCTCCAAGAACAGCCAACTGCAAAGAAAATTTCACTACCAATCAACTTTTTACGCATCTCGGACACCAACAAGAAAAGCAAGGAAACGAATGAATGCACCAATATATCTATATGGTCACATTTCATTCAACTAAAATGGTATCGGTTTAGAAATTTAACCATGGTACTCTTACGTCTAGAAAAAAGTCATACTATGTATTTCGCTGAAGGCTTCAAAGTTAAAGGCCTTTCTTTTAAACACTATTTTGCATATCTTGATGAAACTTTCCTTTAGATGTTCTAGTTCCTATTATTTGCAAAAGAAGTCGCGTTGCAGATTGTACATGACACCTGTAAACAAAAATGTTTAGTTAAAGGTCTGTATTTACCAAAGTTGCAACTCCATGACCGGCTAATGCCCCTCCAATGACTCCAAGAGGTGAAGATGCAGCAGCAAGAGCTGAAAGTAGATATTGTGTACTTGAAGTTAGTTATCAAGTCTAGGCCTCGTAGATAAATTCATCCAACAGAGATTGAAATCCATAAAAAATGTGCTTGTTAAATTCAGCTATTCACGAATGGTTTCAGATGGTAAAATGTCTAGCTGTTTGGAAAAGAATAGAATCTTGTACAAGTTCATTCATATGACGAACAAATGGTAAAAACACGAGTTTCTGCATCGACCTGAGTTATGACTAACCTATtgtagaaaaaaatgatttgtcACCCCACTCAGCAACAAATACCAATGCGAATGTGCTAATGATAGTGTTTGCAGCAGACAATAGTCCAGCACCATTTCCTGAAAATTCTGAAACTGCCAGCTCGGCCTGGTTTCAAAAGCAAAGAGGTCCACGATTAGAATATGCTCATTTGCTGATGCCCCGAACGTTTTAACTTCCAATTAAGCATTGGTCGGGGAATCTTAGTAGCCCAGGTAGTCAACTAACTGAACTTTCACCTTGTTGGTGAGGGTTCGATTCCCCACCTTGTAATCCCCTCCCCTATTTCCCCTTCCCCTAATCCCATTTTTTTGCAGTGATTCTACTTGTcatcttgaaaaaaaaaatacttaacaGCAGAAGGGATACTGATAGGATTACCTCTTTCTGTTCCTCTTCAGCTTTCATGCCATCGCTGGAGGAGGCATCAAGCAAGGTTGACACTCCAAAATAAACCTGTGACAAAATTGAATATGGCAAGACATGTCAACTTCAAACATGGCACGTGGGTGCAAGTCATATCATGAATTAAATATTAGGATCATGCGTTACCAGAAGGCAAACTGCAGCAATATCATCCACTGGCAAATCATTTCCACCTAACCTGCATTTATGAAGCTGCATCAGGGTATAACAGATGAACCACTTATGATGTTTCCGTTATTTAAAGATTTGGAAGCTGCTATTGAAGTCCGTTTGATAAGATGGAGTGATTCATTTAAAATTATCATGCAGGTAACAACAATATCATAACtatgtatttcttttttccttacCCCAAGAGTGGAATGACGAAAACATAGGAGAAATATATTTGCTAAAAAAGATGAAGGTTGAGGTAAAGGCCTGTCTATGGCAAGAGGTTCTTTCTTGCTCATTTTTGTCAAGAAGTTTACTGAAATTACCTTTCACAGACTTCCATAAAAATGAGAATGCAAATCCATAGCAGTCTCATTCTATTAGTACAGTCAGATACAGGATGGTTTGTAGGTTGAGATAACTAGCAGGAAATTTTTAACATATAAGAAGTTAATACAGCAGAAACATATTAGTTTGgataaaaatgaagaagggcAAACACTTTCTCGCACAGAAATGTGGTACCAGGCCAGTGGACATAACCTAAGATATGCAATTTGAACATAATTTACAGTAACCGTCATGGGCCTTTAACACACCAGTTCACATTCTATAGTTACAATATttgatatataataattttggtACATATTACCTAACTTCTGAAGTAGTTTGTAATGTCTTGTTTGCTCAAATTTCTAATTGAGATAGTGAACTGGAAAAAACAGACAAAGGACTGTTATGCTGGCTTACGGTTAAAACTACTCATTTAATAAGGTTAGAGAGTTTGTACGAGTATTAATCCAGAAAAACATGGTAAGTTAACTTGCATTTAGAAGAAACAGTTAAATGATCCAAAGCACACTAAAAAATTGTTGTAAAGAGTGGAGGATGTTAGGCTCttcgatttttttaaaaagtaacaTCTAAACAATGAAATGGACGTGATGCAGAAATATAAGTTAGGATCCTCCTGGTATGAATTGTTGGAAAATATTTCTTACAATCCACAACTCTAGTAGGTTGATTTTCTGTCATACTTAAAATGTGTTATATCAAAGAAAAAGGTTAAAAACCTGAAAGGAAGAACGTCATCGACATAGTGGAAAGTTCGTCCGAGAACAACAGATATGATTGTCATTACCCTGCAAATGACACAGACGGGGTTAACATAAAGAGAACAAATTCCCCTTTTGTTGGTTAGGGCGATAAGATGGATTTCTGAATAAAACATCTTCCAGGATATTAAAAAGTTGTGCTCGATAAGTTAAATTGACCTTATTgagttcttaaatttcttaattttaacacGAGAACCAATTATTATAAGAACTAGTCAGAAATATATTTGAACTCTTGAAAAAGAACATTATTTtcatatgtatcagatacagaAGTTAAGAGGACACAGTGAATGTTGAATTGAATGCTGAAACTCCTGAAATTATTTAACTTCCTTATTTCAAACTGCAATAGGCTATATGGCTTAGAAATAAATGTCTATGGCGGGTGGTAACTCATTTCTCCAGATTATCTCTCACAAAATAGTTGAATATATAGATGCAAGATGCTAGATCAACATTACAACACTTCGCTATGACATATTATCTTTAGTGAAAACAACTAAACTACTGTGTTAAGTTTAACAAATTGAAAACTCTAATGGTAAAAACCATCTCTATTACATGGAGCAGAAAGATAACATACCCAAGTGCGCCAAAAGTCCCAAGGAAAGTGACGGCAGCAGAGTTCCTAGCTGCTAAAAGAGCCTGCTCATACCAATGAATATCCAAATTAGTTATGAAACTATAATGAGGACTTATTATTTTAAGTTGTAACTGcagcaaaaagaaagaaaattttctGTTGACGATATGATAACATAACAAATCAGAAGGAGTCTCCCTTTATGAGGCATATGAAAAAAACATTTATAACATCATTTTATTCAGCCAGTAGTCTCATCTACATATAGCATTTGAATGATAAAATCCCCTTACAGCAATAAAGAATGTTTTGTCCCCAAGCTCTGAAAAGAATATCAACAAGAACGCCTGCgaaattggaaaaaaagaaagggaagAGGTATAATTACTTTCCGGTGGAACGCTATTTCTTCACAATCTCAAATAGAGTACAATATGAGAAGAAAAAGAGCAATACAGATGTAAATTTGTGCTATGTGGTCGTCGAAGGAGAATAAAGCAAGATACAAATGTCGCAGATGATGCATGAAATGATTTCCATGTACTAGCTAAAGGTACAGCGAAATTGTCCTTGGCattgctatttcttttcctttattatttcctttttcaGGATAAGGTCAAACAGAAGCAAGATTTTAGAAATGGAAGTTGCTGAGAGATTTTCCTAACTGAAGCAAAACCTGTGCTTAAATCTCCGAGGTCCCCGAAGAAAGGAAACGATTGCAAGCCAGTGGCAACCTCCGAAGCAGCACTTGCTTGTTGTGTGAACAGAAGAGTGAAAAACCCAGAAAAGACAACGGATTTCAGATAATTGTTCGATGGCATATCTAGAACTTGAAGAACAGAAGTGCTTGGAACTTTCCTCTTTGACAATACTGTTCTGTTTGTACTACTGCattcttcggcaccataagccGACCTTGTGATGTAGCATCTTTTGTGATTCCTTGTCCTGACCATCTGAGAAGAATCCAGAATGTCAGATCATATATCTTCACAGTGAGACTTAAAAACTTTAAGTTTGAGATAATCAAATGATCAATGCATAAAAATGCTCTTATACAACAAGAATAAACTGAGTAATCGCAAGGAACTAGTGGAAAGGATCCAATTTTATAATTCACTGAGTTTGATACAAATATGATTGTTAAAGTAGTAGGTGCATTAAATATGGTTCTACGATCCATGAGTTAATAGGAAGAAGCAGAATTTGGCTAATGAAACGATTTCCAGGGAAATGCATGTACTTAGTATATCTCATTTCTCTATGAAATCTGGGCAGATATTTCAGATCTCaacttcatttttctcaaacaaattcaagaaacAGGAAAAGTAAAGAAATTGAAGAAGGAATTATAAAAGAGTGCTTTTCACCTATAGGTTCTTGAAAATTGATTTCGAGCATTAAACAGAAGAAATAGCCTATTTATGATTATAGCTGAACCCAAGTAGCTAGAGAATTCAGAGAGGAAGCCAGGATTTTTAGTTTATGAGTTCTGAACCACAATTCATTTTGCTTACTGGTTCTGAATATATTATTtgtacatatgaaattatttttgcaCTGTGGCTCCACCACTGCTAGACATTGAGGAACAGATCCATTGATAAAAAAGAACGACAGTCGGTAGCCTCTCCTCTTATTGTTTTGCCCCACCTCCCAATTTTAACTCTTTGAATCCTTCTCCAACACATTACATATCCTGGATACACTAATATGACTTGCAGCTGAagcttatatattttttcaccCCTTTAAGCAGATAAATTATTTAGTCCGCAGAATTTCACTTTACAACCATTTGGTTTTTACGGAATGAAGTTACgaacaatcaaaattgaagaaaagcAAAAACCTTGGAGAAGTCCTCAAACCATCCATGTTCTTTGCAAAGAGAATGCCGCCTAGAAAACCTGCAGACAGCCCAATCaggaaaaacaacaacaacaacaacatctaCTACTACTCAGTGGCAGAGCCACCTTACGGTCAGGGGTTCATCCAAACCCCCTTCggtgaaaaattatactatttgtacatgattaaaataatttttatgtatatatagtacaTGTCGAACTCCCTTCGCTCAGTtcattagtctattttttttagattgtGAACCTCCTTACTAAAAATTTTGGCTCCGCCACTGCTGCTGTTGCTGCTACTACGCCTCAGGCTCAAACATATTGGAGTCGGCTATGTGAATCCTCACTTCATCATTATATTATaagaaataaaacaaacaaCGCGAATCTTTATTATCACAATTCGAAAAACTGAAATGTTGAGTACCTAAAATTGTCCAATCTAAACTTTAGATGAGGTGGTTTGCACAATTGTACATGTTCAACTGAGCCTATACAATTTCAGTAAATATTGAAATTCCGAACCCATAAAGTTTAAATCTTGGATTCACATATCTTGATAATAAGTgcaaataattatcaaaatttgTGGACAATATTGTACCAGCTgacaaaaaacaagaaaaaaaacaaccccatataatcaaaaaaaggaaatttaagCTGAGATTGAAACAATTCATGCTCAATTATTCAAgaaagactaaaaagggcagcTAAAGAAACAAGCTTTACCTGGAGATAGCAATTAGAGGGGGATTAGCAGGGGAGAAATTGGGAAATGCAAATGAGGGTCTAAATAGAAAGCTGCTGCTCTCACAAGAGAGCACTAGGCTTTGCATTCTTGAAAAATTCCACCAGAATTCAGGAACAGAAAGAGTGATTTTTAAGAAAGATaaggaagaaataaaagagGAGTGGACAGAACAAGGACAATTCTGGATAAGCTCATCAAAAAGGCGCGCCAGTTAGACCGTTAcgagtttttttctttttctgtttttccttccttttttcTGTGAGGCTcgacaaaatttgaatttgtattCGGAGATAATACACTTTTTAACTAATGCAAATCAACCCAATATAATTGggtctttttttcttaaatatcaaatcaaatcactagtcaatttttttttctcaatttatgATTTGATGTGATTTTCGATTTGATTTTGTTCACTCGAACAtttatcaaaaattaaattaaattatgggCCAGATTGGGAATTGGGCCTGAATGGTAAGTTTAAGCCTATTGATGCTTTGGGTAGGCAAATTTGAGTCACTCATATAGTTACATGCAGGAAATTATTTCCGATCTCGAAAATGGATGATTTCGAACTTTGATTCGTTTTGTCTCATAAATAAATCTTTAAAGTCGAAAATCAAAATTTGTTAAACTTGAAGATGCCTCAAAATGTGCTTCGAAATCCTCTTGATTTATAATATGGTGACTTATAAAGATGCCTAAAATTAACATTTGGtgtgatattattttttgtgtttaTGGCCTGTGGTCACATGTCCATACAATTGAAACGAACGATTTTGCTAACAACTTCAAATATACGGTGTCTCTAGTTATTTTTAACAAAAcctattttatatggataaaattTAACCATTTTTACCTTTAGGTAGAAAACATCTGAAGTTCAGCTTTGTCACGTCTAACTTCAGACATTTTGTTCGGAATCAGGCTTTATCAAAATTAACTTACGACACTATATATCAAAAGTTAATTCAAAATAGATAGACATgcaatttttttgtttaaaaaaatatcgaGTACAAATTAATTAACGATGTCCAAAAGGATACCCCATGAAATTCTCCCCTTGAAAACGAAACGTAACATAAAAAGTACAGATTAATTTGCTCCCAAAGAtttcatattatatatttatgcaCTCCAAAAGCTTATTATAAATTGAAACCTCCATACAGAAATTAAACTGAAGGCTGAAACAAAATCAATGACCACACAAATACAACtcatgaaagaaaaagaaaaaaaaaaagagaagtcaAGAAATTAATATTTCAACTAGGATGAAAAAGCGAATCAGGGCAAAAGGACAGTCCAGTGCACTAAGCTCTCGCTATAGTAATTTCCAACACTCGTATAACTTAACATGAACGCGAAGTCGAAAATAAACACTTCCTTCAAATGCGTCAGTACTCAAAGTTGCAATTCCTCTAGTCATGAAGAAATCACCAGTTCCACCAATTACTGAAATGTCCCTAGTCTTATTCATCAATGGATCATGTCCAGCAAAATTCAAACTCCCTTTATAATCAGTATTATtaaacacaaatgaaaaaccaAGCCAAGAACTAAAAGTATCTTTTTGGTCATAGAAATACATTCCTTGTGCTCTTCCAATTGGGGTTGAATGTAAATTATTATCAAGGGTAATAGGGTCATCAAATACAATCATGTCCCCAAAGTTGTTAGGACTTGACATTATGGTCCTATTGCCCCAATCTGGTGCACCAACTATAGTTGAAGTCGCGTTTTTGTAATTTTCCCCGTTGTAAACAATGTCATGAAAGTAAAATACCATTTCTTTACAAGGACCGCGAGCGCGATGAGTGTAGCTCAGAGCAGAAATGGAGagaagaagaaatggaaaaCATAAAATTGTGAATAATGACTTAGAGGAATACATTGTTACACAAAATTTGTTAGTAATGGGATGGAATATTGGTTACATTTTGGTCACTTTATATAGTAGTGTcaagtgtgtgtgtgttttgaaaaattaaattagaagtACCTAAGTTTTTTGGTGTATTAGACTACTATATGCATCTAAATTAATTAGCCATGCATATATATTCAGT
The genomic region above belongs to Solanum dulcamara chromosome 5, daSolDulc1.2, whole genome shotgun sequence and contains:
- the LOC129888597 gene encoding dirigent protein-like, which translates into the protein MYSSKSLFTILCFPFLLLSISALSYTHRARGPCKEMVFYFHDIVYNGENYKNATSTIVGAPDWGNRTIMSSPNNFGDMIVFDDPITLDNNLHSTPIGRAQGMYFYDQKDTFSSWLGFSFVFNNTDYKGSLNFAGHDPLMNKTRDISVIGGTGDFFMTRGIATLSTDAFEGSVYFRLRVHVKLYECWKLL
- the LOC129890115 gene encoding protein PAM71, chloroplastic, with the protein product MQSLVLSCESSSFLFRPSFAFPNFSPANPPLIAISRFSRRHSLCKEHGWFEDFSKMVRTRNHKRCYITRSAYGAEECSSTNRTVLSKRKVPSTSVLQVLDMPSNNYLKSVVFSGFFTLLFTQQASAASEVATGLQSFPFFGDLGDLSTGFASAFLLIFFSELGDKTFFIAALLAARNSAAVTFLGTFGALGVMTIISVVLGRTFHYVDDVLPFRLGGNDLPVDDIAAVCLLVYFGVSTLLDASSSDGMKAEEEQKEAELAVSEFSGNGAGLLSAANTIISTFALVFVAEWGDKSFFSTIALAAASSPLGVIGGALAGHGVATLLAVLGGSLLGTFLSEKVIAYIGGTLFLVFAAVTVIEIVS